The DNA window GATGCCTACCCTTTGTAAAAAAGTTGCCATTTTCTTCTAGAGACCAAAGTTGGGGTTGTAGGCCCTGGAGGTCAGCCATCTGGAGGGTTTCCACGATTGCATATGCATTTCAGCACAGGCAAAAGCAGAGGAAGCTGCTGGTGAGCAGAGTAAAGCAAGAACCGAACCGAATGGGTGACCCCTGTGGTCCAGGGCTCATGGACACTTCCTCACACCCAACGGCCATGAGCAGCATTCCTGAGGGTAGCATGCAAATTCAGGCCTGGCTGGGATTCCCACCTTTTATACTTCTCTTTTCATTGTTTCCCtgtgaacagaaaagagaacttcCTCGAACATGGCAATCAAAGAGTCATAGACTTTAGATCATTTCAGGTATACGGAGATTCCAAAAAAATAatcagtttcttttgtttcttaaatgagtGGTTGCTGCTTATTTTCCTGAGTACAAAAGCAACAATTATTCAATACCCATCCTTGTGTTTGAAACGTAGTAGATTCTCACTAAAAATGTGTCAAATGTGTGACAATACGCTCATTTTTGAAAActcaaaaaatacagaaaagtaggAGGGAAATTTACCTGCCAGCAAGGTATCATCGCTGTCAATGGGTTGATGTATATCTTTCTAGTGATATCTATGTCCCTAGTGGAGATCACACTGAAACTCTGTTATGCTTTTATCACTTCACTTGgcataaacatttcttttattttttaagtttatttattttgagagagagcatatgagcaggggaagggcagagagagagaaagagagagaatcccaagcaggctctgcatgctcAGtatagagccagatgcggggcttgatcccacaaaccatgaactcatgacctgatacaaaactaagagttggaggcccaactgactgagctacttagGCACCCCTGGCATAAGAATTTCTTATGTTgctaaaagtttttgaaaatatgattatgatggttgtaaaatattttgtcatagGGATGCATATAATTTCGCTCTCATTGGCTCTTTTAGCTATTTTCCACTTTTTGCTATTGTAGAACTGAAGAAGGCAGTCCAAAAACATAATGGCTGGGTGTTCAGAGATACAGGAACAGCTGAATAGAGAATTATCTATATTCACGTTCCTTGTATTCTCATTGCAGAAGAGTGAGAACTCAACAGGATCTATTACTGGGCAAACAGAAAGTAATGCATTGTCAGCATGTCTCCAAAACCGTGGAACATGTGAAGGCTTTCTCATAGTGATGAACTAACCCCATGACAGTCTAGGGAGGAGTATGTGGGAATTTCAACAGACTTGCTAGAAATGCTTGAGGGCACGCAGCTGTAATGTTTCTAGTCCTAGGATTGCTCTCGTGAACTACAAATTTATAAACGAGCTCATTTATAAATTAGCCAGTACATCCTGTGCACAAGCTTGCTTCTCTGGACAAATATAAACTGGACACTCGTTCACACATTAACCTCTCATGGATATAAATGAATTCCTCCAAGCATAATAATCTAGGCATAAATAAACCCAGAGCATCACCAAAGTCTTAATAATAACTAGTGAACTTCAACCTGTGAACCTAGACAACTGGCCTTGTTCTATCTGAAAACACCTGTCACTGCATCAGTGGCAATATTATGGTCATTCATTTCCCTGAAACCTTTCCCAGGACATGTACAGCTGACAAATGATTGATACTTGTAAACTGAaatatgacattttctttttttccaatttttttttattaatttatttttattttgagagagagagagcaagaggtagagaagtagagggagagagagagaggtagagaatctcaagcaggcaccatgctcaatgtggagcctgacttaccatcgatcccacaaccctgggatgatgacctgagccgaaatcaagagtcagacactcaaccaacagccacccaggtgccctgaaacatGACCTTTTCAACCTCACCACTGCATCTGGTTTGTGATATGACTTGGGAGGCCATGAGGGTACAACTGGGagcttccttaatttttttggATTCTTTGGTTATCCCTGAATGTGCTAAGAGGCACTTTACTGGTCTCAAAGAAATAATGCAGCTGCGCGTTGATTACTCCTGCTACTAGACCAGTGGGTCTGGAAACTCTGTTCCGAAGTATGAAGTCTAACAGACATAGTATTAGCACACTAAAGCACATTCATGAAATTATGTTCTCTAATGATAGAACAAATGaattgttgctttaaaaaaatgagtaataggggtgcctgggcagctcagtcagttaagcgcctgacttcagctcaggtcatgatcttgtggctcatgagtttgggccccatgacgggctctgtgttgacagctcggggcccggagcctgctttggattctgtgcctccctctctttctctgcccctcccctgctcattcgctgtctctcaaacataaataaaaatattttcaaaaaatgagtaataaagagccacattcttttttatgtacCTATACTGAGCACATGAATTTAATAGCAGAACGAAAAAGAAATAGCAGGTACCAACTTATTGCCAACGATACACATTCACATAGAGGATGCAGAAgtgtgtaaatacacacacatatgttccTTGCCCACGGTCTGCTTTTGATAAGTCAAAACCTGGATTCTAGTATAGATTTATCTGTTTTAACATTTCTACCTGAAAGGAAACAACAGTGTGGGGACCGCTTGCCTTCACTCTGAATGCTGAGCACAAGGCAGACTGAGATTCACAGAATCTGCTTCAGGTCCCTTCAGCTCTGCTTCAGGAAATGGCACCTCCAAAGCCTGGACTATTAGGCTTGTAACAGTGGAATTCCACAGGACTTGTGTCCAAGATTTTCACTTCTTCTTTGTGTGTGAATTGCTTTTACCCTCAGGTGAATTTGAAACCCAGCCCTTGGCCTTGACCTACAGCTACTAGCCTAGGTAAGGCGGAGGCAGCGTGTCCTCAGCAAGGATGATGCTACCATTCACCTCTGCATTTACAGTAAAAGGAAACTGGTATTGGAGTCCCAGGAGAGAGCAGTCCAGGAAACTAAAACatcaagagagtgaaaaaaagcaaaacgaAACTTTCTTTCAGAGCCGGAAATCTGCCATGGAGGAAGCACTAAGACATGCGGTCGCACTTTTTCTGAGAGCCCACCACAGCTGCGGAGTAAGGAACCTGGGGCTGGGGGTTGAGGGGGCTGCAGTGAGGGTGGTTAACTGGTAAGGATTTAGCTAGTACAACCTGATTTTCTCAAAGTCCTTATGGACCTTAGTATTCCATTTGATTCTCATTTCCCCATTTTGCAATTAGAGCAGCCCAAAGAGGAACTAGTGGCTTTAGGAGGGCTGCTGTATGAGTTTTGTATCAACTGCCTTCTTTCTCATCTGTTCGGTTTGCGCCAAGCTCACTGGCCACTGCTTAGGGCTGGCGTGTGGCCGGGGCTGTCTGAATCATGAACAGCCTCGGGACTGCTATCCTCTTGTGGGCCCTGGTGGTCTGGGCTAAAACGGACAAGCCTCTGGGTGAGACAGATGAGAATACGTTTCAAAAATGCAAGAATGCCTTAAAACTACCTGTTCTGGAAGTTCTACCAGGAGGGGGCTGGGATAACCTGCGGAATGTGGACATGGGACAGGTGATGGACCTGACTTACAGGAGCTGCAGGACCACGGAGGATGGACAGTACATCATCCCCGACCAGATCATCAGCATCGCCCAGAAACAGAGCAACCTGGAGATGAACTCTGAAATCCTGGAGTCCTGGGTGAATTACCAGAGCAGCACCTCCTACTCCATCAACTTGGAGCTCTCCCTTTTTTCCAAGGTCAACGGCAAGTTCTCCTCTGATTTCCAGAAGATGAAGACCCTTCAAGTAAACGACCAAACCATAACGACCCGGGTTCAGGTGAGAAACCTGATCTACACAGTCAAAATCAACCCAGCTTCAGAGCTCAGCTGGGGGTTTAAGAAGCAGCTCATGGACATCTCTGACCGTCTGGAGAACAACCAGACACGGATGGCCGCCTACCTGGCAGAACTGCTGGTCCTCAACTATGGCACCCACGTCATCACCAGCGTGGATGCCGGGGCTGCCCTCATGCAGGAGGACTACATCCGAGCCTCCTTCCTGCAGGACAGCCAGAGCAGCCGCACTGCCCTGACTGCGTCCGCTGGCGCTGCCTTCATGGACATCGTGAACTTCAAAATTGAGGACAAGTACACCTCGCAGAACACCCTCACCAAGAGCTACCTCTCCAACCGAACCAACTCCAGGGTGCAGAGCATCGGAGGGCTTCCGTTTTACCCAGGCATCACTCTCCAGGCCTGGCAACAGGGCATCACCAACCACCTGGTGGCCATCGATCGCGCCGGCCTGCCCCTGCATTTCTTCATCAACCCCAACATGCTGCCCGAGTTGCCAGGGCCACTCGTGAAGAAGCTGTCCAGGACAGTGGAGGCTGCCGTGAGACACTATTACACCTTCAACACCTACCCCGGATGCACAGATGTCAATTCGCCCAACTTCAATTTTCAGGCCAACACTGATGATGGCTCTTGTGAGGGAAAAATGACCAATTTCTCCTTCGGAGGAGTTTATCAGGAATGCACCCAGCTCTCTGGGAAGGAGTTTGTCCAACTCTGCCAAAACCTGGAGCAGAAAAATCCTCTCACTGGCGACTTCTCCTGCCCCTCTGGCTACTCCCGAGTCCACCTGCTGTCCCAGGTCCACGAGGAGGGCTACAGCCACCTGGAGTGCCTGCGGAAGTGCACCCTCCTCGTCTTCTGCAAGACGGTGTGCGAAGATGTGTTCCGGGTGGCGAAGGCTGAATTTAGGGCTTTTTGGTGTGTGGCCAGTGGACAGGTACCAGAAAACTCAGGACTGCTTTTCGGCGGCCTCTTCAGCGGGAAGAGCGTAAACCCTCTGACGAATGCACAGTCATGCCCAGCTGGCTATTTTCCACTGAGACTTTTTGAAAACCTCAAGGTATGTGCCTCTCAGGACTATGAGCTGGGCTATAGGTTTTCGGTCCCCTTTGGCGGGTTCTTTAGCTGCGCAGTCGGGAACCCCTTGGTGAATACTGCCATATCCAGAGATTTAGAGGCACCTTCTCTAAGAAAGTGTCCCGGGGGCTTCAGCGAACACCTCGCCCTCATCAGTGATGGGTGCCAAGTGTCCTACTGTGTCAAGGCTGGGCTGTTCACAGGAGGGTCTCTGCCCCCTGTCAGGCTCCCACCGTACACCAGGCCACCCCTGATGAGTCAGGCTGCCACCAATACTGTCATGGTGACCAACGGCGAGACTGCGAGCTCCTGGATTAAGGATTCCCAGACCCACCAGTGGAGGCTGGGGGAGCCTTTAGAGCTACGTAGGGCCATGAAGGTCATCCATGGGGACGGCAGTGGTCTGTCAGGAGGGGCGGCAGCTGGAGTCACAGTGGGGGTCACCGCTGTCCTGGCAGCCGCCGTCACTCTGGCCATCTACGGCACCCGGAAGTACAAGAAGAGGGGATACCAGGCAttggaggaagagacacagagttTGGCTCCGGGCACTGCAGCGCCTGAAGATGCTCCCGACAGAGAGCCGGAGCAGAGTCCTGCCTAAATCTGTCCCAAGAAACATTTCTCACATCTCTGGCTAGAGCCACAAGcatgcctctccctctttctctctccacttctgCCTGCCTGAGGGCTGGAGTGGCAGGTGCAACAAAAAGCAGGTATAACTTCTTGACTTCCTTAGGGCCCTGGGCCAGGACATGAACAGAGAGCTCTgtggatgggggttgggggaggggaggagggtacAAGTCATTGCGGGTAGGGGCTAAAACACAAAGGGTGTGTCATGGGTTCTCTTCATCTGAATATCTATACGtgaaaagagaggagggagcatGTTGATCTTTGGATTTGGAGACATGCATTTAATCTGAGGTCGATAAGAATTTCTGCCTGTGTGTGttactctctctctgttctgttgttgttgttttaatctctCTGGATTTCATGCTCCTGGAGGCTGACTGATCCCCTTGAAGACATAGGAAGTCCCATGTGGCCACTGATTTTCAGCttagagggctctgcactgatggcctGGGTCCTTCC is part of the Suricata suricatta isolate VVHF042 chromosome 11, meerkat_22Aug2017_6uvM2_HiC, whole genome shotgun sequence genome and encodes:
- the MPEG1 gene encoding macrophage-expressed gene 1 protein; this translates as MNSLGTAILLWALVVWAKTDKPLGETDENTFQKCKNALKLPVLEVLPGGGWDNLRNVDMGQVMDLTYRSCRTTEDGQYIIPDQIISIAQKQSNLEMNSEILESWVNYQSSTSYSINLELSLFSKVNGKFSSDFQKMKTLQVNDQTITTRVQVRNLIYTVKINPASELSWGFKKQLMDISDRLENNQTRMAAYLAELLVLNYGTHVITSVDAGAALMQEDYIRASFLQDSQSSRTALTASAGAAFMDIVNFKIEDKYTSQNTLTKSYLSNRTNSRVQSIGGLPFYPGITLQAWQQGITNHLVAIDRAGLPLHFFINPNMLPELPGPLVKKLSRTVEAAVRHYYTFNTYPGCTDVNSPNFNFQANTDDGSCEGKMTNFSFGGVYQECTQLSGKEFVQLCQNLEQKNPLTGDFSCPSGYSRVHLLSQVHEEGYSHLECLRKCTLLVFCKTVCEDVFRVAKAEFRAFWCVASGQVPENSGLLFGGLFSGKSVNPLTNAQSCPAGYFPLRLFENLKVCASQDYELGYRFSVPFGGFFSCAVGNPLVNTAISRDLEAPSLRKCPGGFSEHLALISDGCQVSYCVKAGLFTGGSLPPVRLPPYTRPPLMSQAATNTVMVTNGETASSWIKDSQTHQWRLGEPLELRRAMKVIHGDGSGLSGGAAAGVTVGVTAVLAAAVTLAIYGTRKYKKRGYQALEEETQSLAPGTAAPEDAPDREPEQSPA